GGCATACCAAGGGGTCACGAATAAGGTATGTATATAATAAGACATACCAGGTGCTGATAAATTTGATGGAGGACAGAGACGAATTAATCTCAAAGGACTTATGAGTCAAAGGCAACGCATGAAATCCTTATCTGTTAAGGGTTAACTATAGTCTACAGTAACAATGTAAGTAGAAGAATAGAGAAATTTGTGTGCTGAAGTGCATATTCAGTTTTATTCATCATAGgaaaattgttttgattgtCTTCTTTCAAGAATCTAATTTCCTCATTGTCTTTTCAAAAGCACAATTCTTCATTCTAACAATCCACAACCAAGATCTTGAGTACCTGAATACTCTTCTACTTTAAATTGTATAAATTCCTAACAATCCACAACCTTGGCATTGAAAATTGTCTTTTTTCAAGTTACTACAGTTTTTTGGAAATAATATAACCTATTAaagaaaacatgaaaaagacaagaaattaccataattcttttttatagaTTCCAACCTTGAATAATACTTTTTCCTTATTGTGAttcattcaaataaaaaatcatatacatTTAAGAACTAAGCATGTCCATTTGTTCTCACAAACAATTTATTCCATCAAGGATATATATCACAGAATTATAGTGAAGCTTGCTCTGTTGTAAATGGAGAAATGTTGGAGTTTCTAGAAACTAGATCAATCTTTCTAGTTCAATGCATTCTCACGAATCCGCTCAATCAACTGATTTGCACCTTGATATTCCTAAGGGAAAGATCATATGTAGTCACATAAATAAAGGATGACAAAAAAGAGGAGCTTGAAAGGGAACAAAAAATTCTGTGAATTACCTCACTTAAAAAGCAAAGACTTATTGCTGCCATTGGAGAATGACACCAAGAATCAAACAAAGCTCTGGCAGCATCATTCACTGGCGGCAACTTCTTTAAAAGATCCCGAAGATCAGATAAATCTGGAGAAATAAACAAGACTATATCTAAAGCCTAAAaccaaatttcataaatataacaTGTTGTTAGTAACTGTCATTTTGCCCTTTTGGGACttgcaaaattattttacaactaGTACTTCAAAACTGAACTATAATAGGTGCAAAGCTTATGTCCTTTTCTTCCTTAAGTTCAGTTGCTTTTTGGTAAACCCATTCAGCACCGAAATGTACACACATTTGACATAAAATCAATGACGCATGACTAGAAGAAAACACAgaagagagtgtgagagagagaaaattccCAGAAGCAAACAAATAATCAATGACGCATGACTAAAAGAAAACAtagagagagtgtgagagagagaaaattccCAAAAGCAAGTTCCTAGTTGtttctaaataaaaatgttaaaacaaCATATTATTTGAGATCACTAATATAGTAATATGTAAAACAACTAATACTTTTAAAACAACATGTTTTAGTGTCTTAACATTATCAACTTGCTCAATACTACATACCCTCTCTTGCATGGGTGGAACCATGATTTTTACTTTGGGGGCCGAGACTAAGGccctatttggatttttttttttaatcactcatcactcaattttcatcactcatcacttaaaatatccCAACTCCCTGCACGAAGTCAGTTTGGCATTGTACGCGTCGGAAATGAGGCTGTTGGGCTTGACCTCACATGGACTCACAACTTACTTATAAGGTGGgcttaggatttcctactttgggtcatTCTTGGCACAAAAACTCAACGTAGTTTATCCTCTCTCTTTCTGAATCACTgtttctctctactctctattttttgtgaaCCTCTCAACAaccttttttcctttccatCTTCTTATATTTATAGCTCTGGATTAGTGGGGACTATGATTACAACCATAGTATGTGGcattggaacttggttccaactcaagtAATAATGCTCGGTAGTGATGTTTCTTGGAAACTGCTGAGCATGCTGTGGTGTGTTcggattttagtctttctttattattcggGAACTTATGTTAAGCAATGGTTAGGTGATGAAACTTGGGCTTGTAGTTTGTGAGGGTAGAGTAGAAAGAGATTTGAGGTGTGGGCCGTACTGTTGGGCCTGAATCTAAGGCCCAATTGGATCTGGGCACCTGAGTGTTGTACATTAGCCCCCTCTTAATTCATGCTCGGCTACTGGGAAGAATCAAGGAACCGAAAAGGCATTCTCATTTTGGGAGATTAACAGGTAGAAACTTGGGTGGTTATGGCATCCCATTAATGCTCTCTCAAAAGACGTGTTATTCCAGGGCGCCAGGTTCAGTTGTCATTATTATCTGACGGTTCATGAACCGAGGCGACGCGCGTGTCGGTTATTATTGGCATTCGTAGAGTTTTTCGTTAATCGTGCCTATTTATTGCTGATTAAACGTCTCTCTGtcttctttggcctttataaataGTTCATCTCAAAACGttctttcactttttcactCCCTTTTTCTTGAGTTTACTGTCTGCCGAGCATTCATCTGAGCACTTACTCACCAGTCCAGAGACCCTTCCTTCCTTAAAGCCCAAAGTAAGTTCTCTATCTCCTGCTTTTACTTTAGCTTCTTTCTTCGAGTTTCTTCCTTCAGTATTAGGCTTTGAAATGGGTTATGCTTTTCTTTTGGATACCTGGCGTCTTTAGCCACCTTTAGGCAAAAGTTTGATATCCCCGATGATGTGGAAGTGGCGTACTGCCATGAGAGCGAAATTGCTCTCCACAGAGGGCATGGTACTGCTTTCTTCCCCCTAATGGCGATTCTagagggtggggttaggtttTCCGTGGACCCTCTTTTAGTCAGCACACTTAGGTAttatgggctgtgccccgaccaaCTCCcacccaatttttaccgggtagttagtgtGTCAGTAGGTTGAACCATACGTTTGATTTACAATTGGACCACCATGATATAAACCACATGTAAAGTCTTTGTGGGAATAAGAATaccaattattacttaaaaactAGAGATACACGGGTACAgctgatatcatgcctacctgaTTCAAATAGGAATTCAGTCGGGGAGTTCGTCTGGGTGCaagcaattggtttgccggagAAATTCCCTGCCCCCTCTCACGGtatgaagtgggttcgtaccgaTCTCTAACTTAACCGTCTTCTACTTGTGGTAGTTTTATCTTTTTGGTCGCTAACATTGTATCTCGTTTTCTTGTatgaatgtatatatatatatattctctttgcAGAGGGTAAAGTGTTTGTCTCAGATGTCAGGACAGTTCACGTTAGGGACTTGAATTTTATTCTCCGGTCTAAGATATACGTTCATTGGGACGGACAACTCCAAGCATCACATCTAATTCTCGGGGTTGAACCGGTTTATTCCACCTGGTAGTTTTTCAAACAAGCACTTTTGGTTGATAGCCCCCTTTTGTCATACATAGACGTTCGGCACGCGAATTATCTTCCGCCGAAGTTTACAGTTGGTGAAGCTAGGGAACTGGGTAGGCGATACACTTGCTTGGACGAGCTTGCACTGTTGCGGGATGAGTCGGCGGAGTGTGTGTCCCGGCGTCTCCAAGAGCTCGCCCATGAACCTGTCCAAGAAGAACCCGCACAGCCCGAGGAACCTGTTGAACCCGAGGCTCTTGTAGAGGAAGCCGAGCAATTTGTTGTTGACATAACAGATCGTTCAGATACCGAGCCCTTCCTTAGTGAAGACATGGTGACCCGGAGGGCTATGACCATAGACCGTTTCGTGCCCGGTGCAAGGCAAGCTGTGCAGCAGCCACCCCCTCAAAGCCAATTCAAGTGCCTCCTCCCCCACCTCCTTCTCAAACCAGACGGGTCCGGAAGAGACAGAGGGTTGCCGAGCAAATGTCTACTGGCCCGGGAGATACAGCAGCCCGGACTCCTCCTCGACCATTCGGCGGCATTGTTATCCAAGAGCCGCAAACCCAAGTTGGGCCGAGCGTAGCATCCTCCTCCTAAACCTCACAAGCGTGGAAGCCTAAGTTTCTGTTGGATGGCAAGCCACTTCCCGCAAGCGCTTGTGTGCAGATCTGGGAGAAAGTTGAAGGGGGCCGCATTGCCCAGACTCTGGTGTAGGGCCTCCTTCTGCTTGAGGACGTGCATGCCTTCGAAGAAGGGTCGGAGGAGTCTATGGGGCGAAGGCTGCAGTGGCATAGAACAGGGCAATGATGGAGAAAAGGTCCGAGGAACTCTTGGCTAAGCAGAACGAGACAGACCTTAAGCTAGCCAAGGTAATAAGTTTGAACACTGTTCAAGCCGAGGAACTTGCCGACCTAAGAGCGACTTTGGAGGCTTGCGAGGAAAAATGGTATAATGAAGGGTTTGTTGATGCCTAGAATTCCGCGGAGCTAGTTGTGAATCAGGCTCGAAGGTTGGGTTTTGAGACCGAATGGTTTGCTGCTTTACAGATTTTGGGGGTCCCTGAGGATTCCCCTCTGAGAGATCTCGGTCAGATTCCCTTCCCCAGTTCAACTCCTGTCGCGTAGAATCCCCCGGTGCCCATTGACGAGGAGGAAATAGCAAGCATGAGGGAACTGGTGGAACAGATTGATGCTCATGCGGAGTTAGATGAGACAGAAGCCACCAGCATCCCCCGTGCTCAAGATCAGCCTGGTGGGGATCTGCTTTCTCCCGTGGCCGACCAGCAGCAGACCGACCAGACCGGACCCTCCGTTCTATCAACTTAATTGCCGAACCGACTCTCTAAatgcttttatttctttttattgtctTCTAATACTATTTCCTTTCCAGTaaatttgcctatgtcaccgggctgtggtgactgaacaatttGTTTATTTCCTAGGGATGACCCGTATGCAGTTGCTGGGTTTGGCGACGAaacattgattttatttttctgttaacTTTATTTGGATGATGGTTTATTCGCCATATGTTTGCTTTGATCATGTTCGTGAATGCTTGACTATTGCTTTGTTCTGTGTTGTTACCTTCccctcttttttgttgttgccaCTTATCTTTTTGCATGTATGGCCGGGGATGATTTGTACGGTGGGATAAATCAAGCCCCCATATATTGAGTGTTTTACACAACACATATTTGCTTTCTTGAGAAGATGAACGACAAGCTGCCTCATGCTCTTGCATAAGGTTTCCCCATGCTTGGTGGTATTGACCGAACCGAGAACggagtttctgtccttaggattttttattagaataagGTTTTCTCCTGCTCGGTGATATTGATCGAATCGAGaatgaggtttctgtccttaggattttttataagaataaggtttccacctgcttggTGATATTGATCGAACCAAGAATAAGGCTTCTGTCTTTAGGATTTTTATaagaataaggtttccacctgctcggtgatattgatcgaaccgagaatgaggcttctgtccttaggatttttcATAAGAAGCTTCTAtccttaggatttttttattagaataagGTTTCTacctgctcggtgatattgatcgaaccgagaatgaggcttctgtccttaggattttttataagaataaggtttccacctgctcggtgatattAATCGAATCGAGAAtaaggcttctgtccttaggattttttataagaataaagtttccacctgctcggtgatattgATTGAATCGAGAATGAGGCTTCTATCCTTAACGTGATCCATTAATACTAAATATGCAATTAATTAATACCTAATCTGCAATAATGAAATTGAATATAACTGCAACTAGGAACTTCATCATCATATTGACTAGAGCGGTGTACAGGGTTTAGACTTACGTTTCCGTGCACGAATGGTCAATGGTAAAACTTTTTAAGGTTGTGGAAATTCCATGGCCGGGGGAGTGGCCTCTCATCAAGGTCTTCTAAATTGTATGCTCCCGCACCTGCAATGGTAGtaactctgtatggtccctcccaagtTTGAGCTAACTTCCTAGCACTTGCGTCCCGCATGTTCTCCCCAACTTTTCTCAGCACTAAGTctccggcactgaattccctagCTTTTACATCTTGGTTGTATCGTTGGGCAAGTCTTTGCTGGTATTCCGCTAGCCGTATTGTTTTTGCTTCTTGGCACTCGTCCAACCAATCCAAGTGCTCCAGCATTAAACCATTGTTTTGGTTGGGGTCAAATCCTGTAACCTATGCACTGCACAAGTTCACTTCGGCCGGCATCATGGCTTCTGCTCCATACGTCAGGGAGAATGGAGTCTCCCCTATGGACCTTTTGGGGGTTGTACGGTAAGCCCGCAAAACGTTAGGTAGTTCCTCGATCCATCTTCCTTTCGCCTCGTCCAACCTTCTCTTTAACCCATTCAAAATAGTCTTGCTAGTTGCCTCGGCTTGGCCGTTTCTTTGGGGATACGTCAGAGTAGAATACCTGTTCTTGATGTCGAGATCACTGCAAACGGCTCGAAAAGCTTTGTTGTCaaactgtagcccgttgtctgaTATCAGTGAGTCTGGCACCTCGAATCTCGTGACtatgttcttccacacaaacTTCTTCACATCTACATCTCGGATATTTGCCAGGGCCTCGGCTTCCGCCCATTTCATGAAATAATCAACCGCCACCAACACGAATCGGAGATTACCTGTTGCTCGGGGGAACGGGCCGAGAATAtctagcccccattgtgcaaacgGCCATGGACTATTGACGGGATTTAAATGACCTACTGGCTAGTGGATCAGGGGAGCGTGTTTTTGGCATTGTTCACATTTCTGCACATATTTCTCTGCATctttctgcatctgtggccaccaaaatcCTTGAGTCATCGCTTTGTGTGCTAACGAGAGTCCCCCTACATGACTACCACACACTCTGTCATGCAGCTCGGACAGAAGCTCGTTTACTTTCTCGGGATGTAAGCATGAAAGGTACGGTCCTCTAAAAGACCTTCGGTATAACTTGCGATCTGCTGATAGCCAATATCGAGAAGCTACCCGACGAATCTTTTTGGCCTCTTTTTCGTCATCCGGAACTCGATCCTCGGCCAAGAAGTCGATGATTGGGTCCATCCAGCACGACCTGGTTGTTGAAATTCTGGCGACGTCGACCCTTGCCGTGATGCAGTTATCTGTAATACCAatacttggctcccttataagctCTAATTTGATTAGCCGAGGAACATCCTCGGCCATTGACGAGGCTAACGTGGCTAGTGAGTCAGCGTGTCTGTTTTGTGCCCGACCGACTTGGGCCACCTTCACCATTCCGAACTTGTCATTGATTTGCTTTGCTGCGCTTAAATAGGCTTTCATCCGAGAATCCCGAGCTTCAAAGCTTCCCTCGATCTAATACACAACCAACCGAGAGTCAGAATAAATCTCCACATCCCGTGCGCCTAGGCATAAAACGGTCCTTAATCTAGCAAGAAAGGCCTTGTACTCGGCCTTGTTATtagaggctttgaaccccaatttGAAGGAATGCTCCAGTCGTATCCCTTCCGGAGTGATTATGACAATTCCGGCTTCGGCCCCCATAGCACTCGAAGCGCCGTCCACAAACACCTTCTACGGGCGATTCTCTACATTACAGATCATCTTCCCGTTGTTCTTAGGGGAGAACTCTGCAACGAAATCAGCAAGGACCTACCCCTTTATTGAGCTTCGCGGACTGTACCTTATGTCGAAGGAACCTAGCTGAGTCCCCCACTTAGCTATTCGGCTCGTGAAGTCTGATATTTTTAACAATGACTGTAAAGGATACTCGGTCAGGACGAACACAGTATGAGCCTGAAAATAATGCGGTAgcttcctcgtggcgtgcaccagGGCCAACACTAACTCCTCCAAAGGTAGGTATCTTGTCTCGACATCaaccaaggttttgcttatGTAATACACTGGTTGCTGTATTCCTCGGTCTCTCAGCAGCACAGTACTTACGACATGATCGGACACCGAGAGGTACATGACTAAATCTTCTCCGGAATCTGGGGCCATTAATATAGGCGCTTGCGTCAGATACTCCTTCAAATCTCGAAAGGCTTTGTCACAGTCCTCATCCCATtgaaatcccttccacttcctcAGAAGCTGATAGAACGGTCTATAGCGATCAACAAATTTGGAAATGAACCGGTTAAGTGCGGCTAACATCCCGGTCAATACTTGCACTTCTTTAGGATTGCTCGGTGGCCTGAGGCGATTCATGGCTTCAATCTGATCGAGGTTGGCCTTTATTCCTCGATTAGTGATCAGAAACCCCAAGAACTTACCAGCCCTCACATCGAAAATGCACTTCTCAGCATTTAGGTGCAACTTATGTTGCTGGAGCACCTCAAACACTCCTCGAAGATCTTCTACATGCCGTGCTTCCTGTTTACTCTTCACTACCATATCGTCAATGTATACCTCTACCGTGCACCCAATTTTATCTCGGAACATCTTTGTCATCATCCGTTGGTACGTGGCTCCGGCGTTCTTCAACCCAAATGGCATCACGttatagtgatagtttgcaTTTGGGGAGAtgaatgctgtcttttctcggtcctcgggtggCAGGGCAATCTGGTGATACCCCtgaaaggcatctaagaagctcatTCTCGGGTGTCCGTATGTGGCATCTACCAATTGATCAATCTTCAGCATCGGGAATGGGTCTTTCGGCATGCCCGGtttaagtctgtgaagtccaaACAAACCCTCCACttgccattcttcttcttcactaccacGGTATTTGCTAACCATTCTGGGAAGAAGATTTATCTAATCACCCTAGCTTCCTTCAGCCTCTGGACTTCCTACTTGACCGCGTCAACATGCTTTTTTGCTGCTCTTCTCGGTTTTTGCTTCTTCGGGGGGAATGACGGGTCCACATTGAGCTTAtggacaatgaactcggggtctacctCGGGCACTTCGTACGgactccatgcaaagacatccACATTCTACAAAAGGAATAACAACATTTCTACCTTATCTTGGTCCTTCATGCTCgcccctatttgaaaataccTGTCAGTGTTTGGAAAAATTTTAACCTTTAACAACTCCTCGGCATAACTTGCCCCTACTTCTTCTCGGGGCTTTTGTAATTGCTATGAAGATGCTCTTTCGGTGGTCTCCTTTTGTTCAACTTGCTTGCCCTTCCACCTGACCGCGGCAACCAGGCATTGCCTAGCGACTTGCTGGTTTCCTCGTACTACGGCGACTCCATGCTTGGTAGGAAATTTAGCTTTCACATGCAAGGTGGATGGAATAGCCCTCATTGCATGAATCCATGACCTTCCTAGGATTGCCGTGTATGGGGAGAACGATCTGACTACTATGAAGGTCGCCATCACTTCCTTGCCCTCTATATTTACCGAAAGGGAAATTTGACCCTCGGGAATCACCACTCTTCCTTCAAATGAGACCAACGGCATATCATACTTCGTCAAGTCTTGATTTTTTAATCCAAGCCCTTCAAATAGATTTGGGTAAATTTCGTCGGCTCCACTTCCTTGGTTTATCATCACCCTTTTCACTAAGAAGCCGCTTATCCGTGTTGTTACTACCAATGCATCATCGTGCGATTGAATCGTTCCCTCTAAATCTTCCTCGTCAAAAGAAATTGCCAGTTGGCCCACTTTCATCCTCTTTTCGGGTGGTTGCCTTTTCGTGCAGGTTTTTTTGGGCGCCACTATTAACACTCCTCTTCTGGTTATAGCCGCACCCCTCGAGGTAGCATGGATGACCTCGATCACTCCCAATGGCGGCGGGAGGTGGTGCCTTTTCTACTGAGCACCATGGCCGGCATCCCGGTTACCGGAATCCACTACGAACTCTTTCAAATATCCTGCCTTCACTAGTTGCCCCAGTTGATCTTTTAATACCCGGCATTGCTCGGTGGTGCGCCCTTTATCTCTGTGGTATGTGCAGTACAAGTTTTGATTCCTTCGGGATGGGTCAccccccatcttgttcggccatctgaagaatgatTTGTTCTTAATCCGGTCTAAAATTTTGTGTATCGGCTCTTTGAATGCTACATTCACCCCTCTAATTTGTGCTTCTGGTTCCTGCATCCTGAAATCCTTCCTCGGTCTCGTTGGAAAAACGCCCTTCCGGGAGCGATTCAACAACGGGACCTTACCCTTATTCTGCAACCGATCATCTTTAAGACGTTTATACTCTTCAATACGCCTTataagttgcctcatatcctcgggaGGTCTTTTCGTCAAcgactcccgtagttcagaGTCCTCGGGCAGCCCCATCCTGAAAGTGCTCTCCGCAATCTTCTCATTACCCTTTCCGATTTCATTGTATAGCTCCCAATACCGACTGGCATAACTTCGAAGGGTTTCGCCGACCCTCATTTTTATCGATAGCAGTGTGTCCACCGGTTGTGGCACCCAGCTGCACGTCACGAATCGAGCGCCAAACTCCTGGATTAGCTCGGCAAAACTGTGAATGGAACCTTTTCGTAACCCATTAAACCATCTCAAGGTCGTGGAGCCAAGACTTAAGGAAAACACACATCAGCGCATCGTTGTGTGTGTGCAAAGACATCATATGGATATAATGACTGACGTGCTCCACCGGGTCCCTTTTCCCATCGTAGGAGTTAAACGATGGCCACGTAAATTGGTTCAGCATAGGGGCCCATTTGATTTCGTTTGAGAACGGCGACCGGGTAGCTCTTCGTAAGGCTCGGCTCATTGCGACCATGGCAGCATTGTAGGGTTGCCATTCCTCCGGGGAATCCGAACCACGGTTATCATATCTGCACGAACGTGAACAGTTCTGACGCTGACGCGACTCTTGGGAGTGTGAGCGGTTCCTGCGTCGACGTGATTCTCGGGAAAGGGAACAATCTCGACGTTGACGGGAACCGGACTGGTTGGACCTCTCCTCGCCTCGATTTCCCACACTACCATCCCTCCTTTCTTGGTTGCCTCGGTCCCTTCTTTGTCGCCAACCCCTTGCCTCCAATTCCAAATCCCTCACCAGTTTGAGTAGTCGCTCCAGTTCTTGGTCTCTCTCATCACGTTGCCCGTGCCCCGAGGCACCCGACATTATTCAGTGAGTCTGGTCTGACCCCTCCCGTAGGCCAGATTCTTCTTCTCTACGCTTACGCTCCCTATCCTCACGCCTTTTCTATCTTCTTTCTTGCCATGTGGAGTCTCAAGAAGATCCTACAGATCCGCTCTCGGCTTGGCCTCCCGAACGCCCTTCGGACATTTCCCGTGCGTGAGTCTCAGTCGAACCACAGTTTCATAGGATAGCCCCATGGTGGGTGCCAATTGTGCGTGCCGGAAATGAGGCTGTTGGGCTtgacctcacttgggctcacaacttacttAGAAGGTGGGCTTAGGATTTCCTattttgggtcgttctcggcacagagactcaaCGTAGTTTATCCTCTCTCTTTCTGAATCACTGTTTCtctttactctctattttttatgAACCTCTcaacaactttttttcttttccatcttcTTATATTTATAGCTCTGGATTAGTGGGGAGACTATGATTACAACCATAGTTAGTGCAATTGGGGGTCCAATATCATCAGTTGTAAGTGGATGGTTAGGTGGGGGTGGAATGTGGCGAAtgtggccttggaacttggttccaactcaagtAATAATGCTCAGTAGTGATGTTTCCTGGAAACTGCCGAGCATGCTGTGGTGTGTTcggattttagtctttctttattatttgggAACTTATGCCGAGCAATGGTTAGGTGATGAAACTTGGGCTTGTAGTTTGTGAGGGTAGAGTAGAAAGAGATTGGAGGTGTGGGCCGTGCTGCTAGGCCTAAATCCAAGGCCCAATTGGATCTAGGCACCTCGGTGCCGTATAGGCACCATCACTCAACTTGTCATCACTCAAATATTTCTACTATTTTGTGGGACCCATGCCTGACTCACTCATAGCCCCtaataactctctctctctctctctttttggtcttttttgCATTGGGTTGTAGGAGACCTCCCTCCACCCTCTTTAGTTGACGAAGACAAGCCTAACAACACCATCGTTTGGTCCAGCAGCGCCAAGATGGCTCCGCCAACTCTCCACAAGTCCTCTTCGGTCTTCGCTCTGCCGCAGAccattctcaaatctcaaaccaAGGCCAAAACCCCCAATCCGGCACTGGCGGCGTAGTTGAAGAGAGTGATGTTATTTGCGGCTTTAGCAATGCCATCGCTGATGCAAGAAGACTCGGCGCAGTCGGCATTGGTTAGGGTGATGTCGTCGATGATCGAGGAGTACAATCCGGTGAGGCCAAATGACTACGAGGAGTATAGGAGGGAAAGGAAGAAGAGGGCGATGGAGGCGGAGGGAGCTCGATCGGCGGCggtaggaggaggaggagaaagaaTGAATTGAAGAACAGAGAAGCAGAAAGAAaagtggagaagaaagaaaaaaaaaaaaaggaaaagaaaggagtGTGAGTCAAAAGTTACGGCTGGTGGGTCCCTTAGTGTGTGTTTAATTATGGAAATGCCATTGAAAactgagttatggaaactgaaaacacctaaaatgtgttttcagtttccatagctcatcacttaaaaatcagagaattgagtgatgaaaacaaaaactggaaacaaaatccaaacGGACTTCTCaactatgggtcccaccatttttgagttatgagttatggaaaca
This DNA window, taken from Quercus robur chromosome 2, dhQueRobu3.1, whole genome shotgun sequence, encodes the following:
- the LOC126700859 gene encoding uncharacterized protein LOC126700859 — protein: MRVGETLRSYASRYWELYNEIGKGNEKIAESTFRMGLPEDSELRESLTKRPPEDMRQLIRRIEEYKRLKDDRLQNKGKVPLLNRSRKGVFPTRPRKDFRMQEPEAQIRGVNVAFKEPIHKILDRIKNKSFFRWPNKMGGDPSRRNQNLYCTYHRDKGRTTEQCRVLKDQLGQLVKAGYLKEFVVDSGNRDAGHGAQ
- the LOC126700853 gene encoding uncharacterized protein LOC126700853 translates to MVSKYRGSEEEEWQVEGLFGLHRLKPGMPKDPFPMLKIDQLVDATYGHPRMSFLDAFQGYHQIALPPEDREKTAFISPNANYHYNVMPFGLKNAGATYQRMMTKMFRDKIGCTVEVYIDDMVVKSKQEARHVEDLRGVFEVLQQHKLHLNAEKCIFDVRAGKFLGFLITNRGIKANLDQIEAMNRLRPPSNPKEVQVLTGMLAALNRFISKFVDRYRPFYQLLRKWKGFQWDEDCDKAFRDLKEYLTQAPILMAPDSGEDLVMYLSVSDHVIEGSFEARDSRMKAYLSAAKQINDKFGMVKVAQVGRAQNRHADSLATLASSMAEDVPRLIKLELIREPSIGITDNCITARVDVARISTTRSCWMDPIIDFLAEDRVPDDEKEAKKIRRVASRYWLSADRKLYRRSFRGPYLSCLHPEKVNELLSELHDRPVGHLNPVNSPWPFAQWGLDILGPFPRATGNLRFVLVAVDYFMKWAEAEALANIRDVDVKKFVWKNIVTRFEVPDSLISDNGLQFDNKAFRAVCSDLDIKNRYSTLTYPQRNGQAEATSKTILNGLKRRLDEAKGRWIEELPNVLRAYRTTPKRSIGETPFSLTYGAEAMMPAEVNLCSA